One genomic segment of Coffea arabica cultivar ET-39 chromosome 6e, Coffea Arabica ET-39 HiFi, whole genome shotgun sequence includes these proteins:
- the LOC113696467 gene encoding uncharacterized protein, which yields MTCTYCFKVFHGGGIHRMKQHLAGVTGSVTSCPNVDPAVRLAILTCLQENDKKSKEKRGDFGVESPFGQPVHEFVGDEVQEVPPPRIREISMNEAGTSLGKGKRKTTAPTGIHAFFKGGRDSAQPTIKACLQSKDKWQNTDMAIALWFYDACIPINAVNSPFFQKAIDQIASMGHGYKAPSYHSLRVTLLRDAKKDVQLVVDSFRNTWAETGCTIMGDGWKDSRQRPLINFLVYCPKGISFIKSIDASDIVTNAENLCNLFVEIVEMVGSKNVVHLVTDNASNYKAAGTLLNERYPTICWSPCAAHCINLILKDIGEMGTVKSLVALAATVIVFVYNHKYVLNWLRKTNGWREIIRPGETRFATTFIALKSLHDHKDSLQALVTSGDYKKFLKMNKGKEVKQIVLDDRFWNNCLITVRIMGPIIRLLRVCDTDERPSLGYVYEGMFRAITGIKKLFRSSERLYKPYIDIINDRWDRMLRKNLHATAYFLNPAFQYDTATFSTHPEITNGLLDYIESKVDWCSVENLTREIGMYREREGSFGRKLAILTSKKDRPENWWKLFGCDAPNLQKLAIRVLSQTASSSGCERNWSVFERIHTKKRNRLEHQRLNDLVYVHYNLRLQYRYM from the exons atGACATGCACTTATTGTTTTAAAGTGTTTCATGGGGGTGGCATCCACCGAATGAAGCAACACTTGGCAGGAGTAACGGGCAGTGTTACTTCATGTCCAAATGTTGATCCAGCAGTGAGGCTTGCAATATTAACATGTTTGCAAGAGAATGATAAAAAAtctaaagaaaaaagaggagatTTTGGGGTTGAAAGTCCTTTTGGTCAACCAGTGCACGAATTTGTCGGTGATGAAGTGCAAGAGGTTCCACCTCCTCGAATAAGGGAAATTTCAATGAATGAGGCTGGTACATCATTAGgtaaaggaaagagaaaaaccaCTGCCCCTACAGGTATTCATGCTTTCTTTAAGGGTGGACGTGATAGTGCTCAACCTACTATCAAAGCTTGTTTGCAAAGTAAGGATAAATGGCAAAATACTGATATGGCCATTGCTCTTTGGTTCTATGATGCATGTATTCCCATTAATGCTGTTAAttctccattttttcaaaaagctATCGATCAAATTGCATCAATGGGTCATGGTTATAAAGCTCCATCTTATCATTCTTTGCGAGTCACTTTGTTGCGAGATGCTAAGAAAGATGTGCAGTTAGTTGTTGATTCATTTCGAAATACTTGGGCTGAAACTGGATGCACTATAATGGGTGATGGATGGAAAGATAGTAGACAAAGACCATTGattaattttctggtttattgTCCTAAGGGTATATCTTTTATCAAGTCTATAGATGCATCGGACATTGTGACAAATGCAGAAAATTTGTGCAATCTATTTGTTGAAATTGTTGAAATGGTTGGTTCAAAAAATGTGGTGCATTTAGTCACTGATAATGCTAGCAATTATAAGGCTGCTGGAACtttattaaatgaaagataTCCAACTATTTGCTGGTCTCCATGTGCTGCCCATTGTATCAATTTGATTTTGAAGGATATTGGTGAAATGGGTACTGTTAAATCTCTAGTGGCTCTTGCTGCTACAGTAATTGTTTTTGTGTATAATCATAAATATGTTCTAAATTGGCTGAGAAAAACTAATGGGTGGAGGGAGATTATTCGTCCGGGGGAGACTCGATTTGCCACCACTTTTATTGCACTAAAGAGCTTACATGATCACAAAGACAGCTTACAAGCTTTAGTCACTAGCGGAGATTACAAAAAGTTCTTGAAAATGAACAAAGGAAAAGAGGTCAAACAAATTGTTTTGGATGATAGATTTTGGAATAATTGTTTGATTACGGTGAGAATAATGGGTCCTATTATTCGGTTGTTGAGAGTTTGTGACACTGATGAAAGGCCTTCTTTGGGGTATGTGTATGAAGGTATGTTTAGAGCAATTACTGGAATCAAGAAGTTGTTCAGGAGTAGTGAAAGACTATATAAGCCTTACATTGATATCATCAATGACCGATGGGATAGGATGTTGAGGAAAAATTTGCATGCTACGGCATATTTTTTAAATCCCGCTTTTCAATATGACACTGCCACATTCTCTACACATCCAGAAATTACAAATGGTTTGTTGGATTACATAGAATCAAAGGTGGATTGGTGTAGTGTGGAAAATTTAACAAGAGAAATTGGAATGTATCGAGAGCGGGAGGGAAGTTTTGGCAGAAAACTTGCTATTCTTACTAGCAAGAAAGATAGACCAg AGAATTGGTGGAAGCTCTTTGGTTGTGATGCTCCCAACTTACAAAAACTTGCAATTCGGGTTTTGAGTCAAACAGCTTCTTCTTCAGGATGTGAGCGTAATTGGAGTGTTTTTGAACGTATTCATACTAAGAAAAGGAATAGGTTGGAGCATCAAAGGCTCAATGATCTTGTATATGTGCATTACAATTTGCGTTTGCAGTATAGGTATATGTAA